The genomic interval GTAGAAGGCATTGTAAAAGTATCAAGTCCTTATCGGTTGGTAACGGCTTTTGTTTGGTCACAATGTTTGCCAAGTTTGAGTTAATTGAAATTGGCAGATATCGTTATTATCAGAACGTCTGTACATCAAGCTACTCGTTTGTTTGGTGGGATTGGACACGGTGGCAACGTGAGATTGACTGGATGGCTCTGAATGGAATAAACTTGCCATTGGCATTTACAGGCCAGGAAGAGATATGGAGACGAGTGAGTGAGACTGCAGATTTTTGTGTATGTAGTTTACTGTTGTTTAACTAAAGAAAGATTTCTGTAGTAAATATAGTTTGCTCTATGGAGCAGATTTCAGTATGAAAACTTGACtaatggtacagtacatccGGTGGAAGTTTTACTTTGGGTGGCAGTATGGGTATTGCAACATGACAGGTTTATTGTAGCTGCGTTTTGTTATTAGGACTGCCAAACTTGACTAAGGGATATCTTACTTCAGTCATACTGTTATACTGTTGTACATTTTATAACACAAAATCTTAGATGTTGGCAAGCACACGTGTCTGCTTTCAGAATGCTTTGGAATTTTGTAGCTCAGCTAACCTTTAGTTTCTTGCCAAAATGGCTTTGAATGGTGTAGTTTTGTTAGCCAACAAAATGGGTTTGTTTTATTAGGCATCTTGTGTATAGCAATGTTTGTCCAGGATGCAACGGTTGATAGTTGTTAACTCATTTTGTTTGAATTTCTCTAACTGACATCTGGtgtaatattgatataaactTTGTTCATGGTTTAGCCAGTGTCAGAATTTGTCAAAATTTAAACAACCGATTGTCATACTTACATAAGTGACATAGGGTTTGATAGTACTGATATAAAAGCAGAGTAGGCTCGAGATGGCCGATAATGTCAATCGACGGAAATCCACTTTAGAAATAGGATACAGAGTCTCGCGGTCTGGTCTCTAAATATATTTGGTACATACTAAATTTATTAGTTTTGGTTTGTGTTCGTATTGGCATATCTCCGAGAGGTTCACAATGGAGTCAAATAGTTGATGCCTGCTTTTGGTGAGGCATATCAGGCCTCTAAGTTGACATTTAGCTCTGCTAGCCATCGGCCGGTAAGAGAAACACTTTAGTCGACAAGATGAAAATTTTGTAGCCCATTGTAGCCATCGACCAAAGTGTTGTAATGATTACATAAAAATTGGTTTCCAACACTGGCACGAGtgtgggcacacacacacacacacacacacacacacacacacacacacacacacacacacacacacacacacacacacacacacacacacacacacacacacacacacacatggacagagtCTGAGACCTACACAGACACAGTTCAAAATGATCCACCGACCTGCATCACattcagtcagaatttgaatTTTGCAAGTTTAATGTTTGACGAGATCAACTTTAAGCTCTCATCTATGCCACTGGCTTGTAGGCGTTGACACATTGTGGTATACCGCCTGCTAAGTCTACCTATATGCCACAAGTTTACTACCTACTAGCCACTGGCGATTAACAATTTGTAATTAGTCGCTGCCTGAAAAATTTAACTTCTATGGCAACTAATTTTGTTGCTACTTAGAGGCATGCATATGTATAACAAAGCATGCAGGCATACGAAAACTACAAAGCTTATTTGACAAGGCTACATTGCTCTGTCTAGTCTGGCAATTGTACACTTGATAACTATTGCATATCCTTACTGTCATTATTGGCTTGCACATCTTGTGTTAGGTGTTTTCTCACTTTAATTTTACATCTGCTGATTTGGCTTCTTTCTTCTCGGGCCCTGCATTTCTTGCTTGGTGATTGTGCTTAATGATGCGAACACGCAAAGTGTGTAAAAATGGTGTCGTGTGTATGTAGGTATCGTATGGGCAATATTCAAGGCTGGGGAGGTCCGCTGCCGGAAGAATGGATGTTTACACAATTACATCTGCAACATCTAATACGTACTCGCATGAGGTCGTTTGGCATGGTGCTCGTTCTTCCTGGTTTTGCCGATCACGTGCCTTCCTCTATTACTCGGTTGGTACTTTTGATTTGTTTATATAGCTGCTATATGTACTAAGTGGCATTGCTTCAAACTGCAGGTTGTATCCCAATGCATCTGTGCATCAGACGATGACAAAGGGTCGTACATGGGGTCATTTCTCTCATCCCTACTGCTGGTCAGTCGTGGTAATTTTATCCATTCTATGTTAGTGCATACCTTTTGTTTTGTAGCACATATCTTCTTGATCCCGCTGACAGTCTGTTTTGAGAGATTACTCATGTTTATATGTCAGAGGTGAGGCGTCATCGATCAGACTGgttttcatatattttatgTGTTTTGCTGTAGTTGATACAAGAGTTTGGTACGGATCACTTTTACAGTGTCGATCTATTCAATGAACTCAGTCCAAAGTCTAATGATACCGAGTACTTACACGATCTCAGTGCTGGTGTCTTTACTGCTATGTCTTATGTAGATCCTGCAACTGTGTGGTATAATATCGTTTAGGTAATGATGAAGTGGAAATTTGGTTGTCATGATGATCTCTGTAGGGTGATGCAAGGTTGGCTCTTTCAGAACGACGAGGAATTCTGGCAACCGCCTCAAACGAAATCGTTATTGCTGGGCGTTCCGATTGGTATGTGACGTCTTGGTCTGCTTAGTTGCAAGGCTTGTAGTGTAATCGgagtatatataataaaactgGTAAACACATGTTACCATAGTGATTAATTGGTATATTACATAAGACGGATATTCAGATTTTTTGACTTTTGGTGCTGTATGTTGTAGGTCGCTTTTTGATTCTTGACTTGTTTGCGGAAGTTTATCCTCAATGGCAGAGAACTGAATCGTTCTATGGGCAGCCGTTTATTTGGTGCATGCTGCACAATTTCGGAGGCAACCTGGGAATGTATGGCACAGTTGAAAATGTCACTCGGGTGAGAGTCAATCGTACTTGTTTCTGTTGGCTATTTATTTCAACTTTTTGTTACATACAAAGGGTCCCGTGGAAGCCCTCGATGATTCGAAGGCAACTGTTTTTGTTACCGGTTTGACACCCGAGGGTATCAAGCAAAATGACGTTGTATATGAACTGATGAACGAGATGGGTTGGAGGACTCAACCTGTTAATCTTTCGTCGTGGTAATGAGATAGAGTGCTCGTAAAATGTGTTGTGAGTGTATTACATGTGTGTTGTCGGGATAGTTGGTTACGCATGAAGGCGATATGGTGGAGACAATACTTTGGTGTCCATCGCTTGGTCGTTGCTTTTTCAAAGTATTTACAACAGCACCATTTCACGACAGAACCACTGTCATGCCATTCCTGTTGTGAGACCCGTACTTGACCTTAACCCTCCTGTAAGCAAGCTTTTCCGTTAGGGGGATTTATAGTCATATTTACTGTTGTCTACTGTGTGCATACAGATATGGTATAATATTAGCCATGTGTATCAAGCATGGGACTTGATGGTGAGGGCAGCACCGAAATTTGCTGGTATAGGAACATTCAGGTATGCTACTATAGTCATATTGCCTAGTCAATGCCATAAGTAATTGCATTATGACAAGTCAGTGACTGCAGAAACGTTTGTATTAGTCTGGATTATATCTAAAGTTTTATCAATGCAACTTGCATGTCATACAATGTACCCTACTGCTCTTAATGTTTTTCAAGATTAATTATTTTCTAGACTCCAAAagtaatttagaatttttttaTTCAAATCCTAATTTTTAAGTCTTGATGTAcaatattagtcattttttgatttaaaattatttgtttatttattctttcaaagtGATTCcattctctaaacatttctagtgggcatcttgagctgcacacttccgTCTAGTGGCCATTTTTGACAATGTTTCatgcaaacaaccaaaaaCCAAAAGCCCTGACAACTGACAGTTATTAAGACCAGAATTTTATTTTCTGTTATCTAATTGTTTTTCAAGGCAAATTTTTTGAACGGTGTTGGCTGCTTTGAAAGCGATATTCAAGACTTCAGGTGTAGACATTTTGCTGTGGGTGCTTGTCTAATTTTTAAGATTGGATTACAGCCAAGTATTTGCATTAGTTGACATTTGgatgtttgtttggtttttttGGCAATAAACTGTGACTACATGTTGTGACTACATGTTGTTTCTGTCATGTTCCTCTCATGAATTTGGCATTTAAAACacttttgtgtctgttttttattataaaaattCATATATACATGAGCAGAACATGTGCATTTTTATAAAAAAAAAGACACTGAAGTGTCTAGGTTCCAAAAAAAGACATACGTATGTAAGTTTCACTACTGCGtcttagtgtgtgtgtctgtgtgtgtgtctgtgtgtgtgtgtgtgtgcacgtgtctgtgtgtgtgtgtgtgtgtgtgtgtgtgtgtgtgtgtctgtgtgtgtgtgtgcatgcgcgttGTGCAATGCAGTAATGAGATCGAAATATGTATTTTTGTGGCAATTGTTATGGGGCCACCTTAGAGCATGGTAGCGTGGTGCAGCACCACCTGAGCAACGGTAGCCAGCCTTTCACATGTTTTCTTCC from Corticium candelabrum chromosome 14, ooCorCand1.1, whole genome shotgun sequence carries:
- the LOC134190282 gene encoding LOW QUALITY PROTEIN: alpha-N-acetylglucosaminidase-like (The sequence of the model RefSeq protein was modified relative to this genomic sequence to represent the inferred CDS: substituted 1 base at 1 genomic stop codon), whose amino-acid sequence is MLLSAAITILSFSVAVVSVSGVVNSETQAEAVNDLLQRLIPDHVHNFVISVKNTKSYDSFQISSSGGKIYIEGTTGVAAAWGVQHYLKYWCNADVSWSGDQLNLTDPLPTVEGIVKVSSPYRYRYYQNVCTSSYSFVWWDWTRWQREIDWMALNGINLPLAFTGQEEIWRRVFSHFNFTSADLASFFSGPAFLAWYRMGNIQGWGGPLPEEWMFTQLHLQHLIRTRMRSFGMVLVLPGFADHVPSSITRLYPNASVHQTMTKGRTWGHFSHPYCCTYLLDPADSLFXEITHVYMSELIQEFGTDHFYSVDLFNELSPKSNDTEYLHDLSAGVFTAMSYVDPATVWVMQGWLFQNDEEFWQPPQTKSLLLGVPIGRFLILDLFAEVYPQWQRTESFYGQPFIWCMLHNFGGNLGMYGTVENVTRGPVEALDDSKATVFVTGLTPEGIKQNDVVYELMNEMGWRTQPVNLSSCWLRMKAIWWRQYFGVHRLVVAFSKYLQQHHFTTEPLSCHSCCETRT